From Providencia sp. R33, a single genomic window includes:
- a CDS encoding response regulator transcription factor, which yields MIKIALVDDHVVVRSGFAQLLTLEPDISVVGQYASAQEALPNLLNLEIDVAIMDISMPDENGLQLLSRLRQKKPDFRTIILSIYDTPAFVQSALDAGASAYLTKRCGPEELVQAVRSVHQGGCYLCADAMRALRHSPQQHQGMQELTPREREIFDLLVAGLSVKVIAEQLELSHKTVHVHRANVLGKLQCENTIDLVHYALEHNLISRS from the coding sequence ATGATAAAAATCGCCTTAGTTGATGACCACGTTGTTGTGCGCTCTGGTTTCGCACAATTACTGACCCTTGAGCCCGATATTTCCGTTGTTGGGCAGTATGCTAGTGCCCAAGAAGCATTGCCAAATCTTCTGAATTTAGAGATTGATGTCGCCATTATGGATATTTCAATGCCAGATGAAAATGGCTTGCAGCTGTTATCACGGCTTCGCCAAAAAAAACCTGACTTTAGAACGATTATTCTTAGCATTTATGATACTCCTGCGTTTGTACAAAGTGCATTAGACGCTGGGGCAAGTGCTTATTTAACCAAACGTTGTGGGCCAGAAGAATTAGTGCAAGCGGTACGTTCTGTTCACCAAGGGGGCTGCTATTTATGCGCAGACGCCATGCGAGCCCTGCGCCATTCTCCGCAACAGCACCAAGGCATGCAAGAATTAACGCCTCGGGAGCGGGAAATTTTTGATTTATTGGTTGCGGGCCTTAGCGTTAAAGTGATTGCAGAACAACTCGAACTTAGCCATAAAACAGTGCATGTCCATCGCGCTAATGTGCTTGGTAAATTGCAATGCGAAAACACTATTGATCTTGTGCACTACGCGTTAGAACATAACCTTATTTCAAGGTCTTAA